The following coding sequences are from one Paenibacillus tundrae window:
- a CDS encoding nucleoside deaminase gives MRTDEYFMHKAIEIAQQARQEGNEPFGAILVKNEEVVMIGENKINTLCDPTHHAEIGLIRKFCSEHHVFDLSEYTLYTSCEPCVMCSGAMVWSNLGRLVYSVSHDQLAEIAGSNIMISCEEVFAKSPQHPEVVKELLNREGMKVFEGYQFHV, from the coding sequence ATGAGAACAGATGAATATTTTATGCATAAAGCTATTGAAATTGCACAGCAAGCGCGCCAAGAGGGAAACGAACCTTTTGGTGCAATTCTGGTTAAGAATGAAGAGGTCGTGATGATAGGTGAAAATAAAATTAATACGTTGTGTGATCCGACTCATCACGCCGAAATTGGACTTATAAGAAAATTTTGTTCAGAGCATCACGTATTTGACTTAAGCGAATACACTTTGTATACGAGTTGTGAGCCATGCGTAATGTGCTCCGGAGCGATGGTGTGGTCTAATCTCGGCAGACTTGTGTATAGTGTATCCCATGATCAATTGGCTGAAATTGCTGGAAGTAATATTATGATCTCATGTGAAGAAGTGTTTGCGAAAAGTCCTCAACACCCTGAGGTTGTAAAGGAATTACTCAATCGAGAAGGGATGAAAGTATTCGAGGGTTACCAATTCCACGTATAG
- a CDS encoding TetR/AcrR family transcriptional regulator, which yields MIKRTLRHLKKEATEKSLASIAFELTLEHGLDGFTVEDIVQKAGYSRRTFANYFTCKEEAVARGATSVLNTAELEHLLTELPEHASLLDVLYQLIKMQLTTELIGRLHQLLLLSKTYPVLEPHYLGAMHQMQTQAQETLLDLSDGKYDEIYTYLLLNSIYGTILPLIDGRLNVLLPGQAVTDDTKEGAVTFDQFLETVFDHLRKGF from the coding sequence ATGATTAAACGAACTTTAAGACATCTAAAAAAAGAAGCGACCGAAAAGTCGCTTGCCAGCATTGCATTCGAACTTACCCTGGAACATGGGCTCGACGGTTTTACGGTCGAAGATATTGTGCAAAAAGCAGGTTATTCTCGCAGAACGTTTGCCAATTACTTCACTTGTAAGGAAGAAGCTGTTGCCAGAGGAGCTACATCGGTTCTGAATACGGCTGAACTAGAGCATTTGCTCACCGAGCTGCCCGAGCATGCGTCTCTACTCGATGTCCTCTACCAATTAATTAAAATGCAGCTTACTACAGAACTCATCGGAAGATTGCATCAACTCTTATTGTTATCTAAGACGTATCCCGTGCTGGAGCCACATTACCTCGGGGCAATGCACCAGATGCAGACGCAAGCGCAAGAAACGCTGCTGGATCTGTCTGATGGAAAGTACGATGAAATTTACACTTATCTTCTACTCAACTCGATCTATGGAACAATCCTTCCATTAATTGATGGAAGACTCAATGTGTTATTGCCAGGTCAGGCTGTAACGGATGATACCAAAGAAGGTGCAGTCACATTTGACCAGTTTTTAGAAACCGTTTTTGATCATTTGCGAAAAGGCTTCTAG
- a CDS encoding MMPL family transporter — MSTLLYKLGKTAFRKPLYFIIGWVLILGIVISMISINGVHISSEMKIEGTESQKVLDQLAKELPAASGGQGSVVFKAPDNERLDTPERLSAIMKGVSEVYGLEQVINPADYAAEASSAGASADMSQMSQAAGAAAQSGNTTPPPYGPLMVEGVPVPGVLISSDGSTALFQFQFTIEQSAITQDIFDAVIQSVMTVEQGTNITVLPGETLKAVSIGVGSAEIVGLVIAIIVLLITLGSVVAAGLPLITALLGVAIGVGGAFSISKFIEMPSVTSVLALMVGLAVGIDYALFIVNRQRRMIIDQRLSAQEATARAIGTSGSAVFFAGLTVIIALCGMLVIGLAFLSTMALVAAATVLINVFVALTLLPALLGLVGERICSTKAREKGAQPSKAANHGIADRWVKFVIKNRWATIIAIVVILGFAATPITKMEMGIPGASSANLDTTARQSYDAISEGFGEGFNGPLILVAEPNNSSAQVTPELVGSLMMGLQGQDNVAQVTPLGMTEDLAIFSLIPKTGPNDVTTKDLVNDLRSADASFAQQNDVKIGVTGLTAVNIDMSAKLAQVFPIYVGIIILLSLIILLLVFRSIIVPIKATIGFLLSILATFGITTAVFQWGWLHSLFGFDTGGPLLSFMPIIVTGILYGLAMDYQVFLVSSMRESYVHGHRGRESVVHGYNQVSRVVVAAAVIMVSVFAGFIFTDDVMIKQIGFTLAVGILIDAFIIRMGLVPATMAIFGDKAWTLPKWLDRILPNLDVEGEKLIATLNASDQAPSHTESKK; from the coding sequence ATGTCTACGTTATTATACAAATTGGGAAAAACCGCTTTTCGCAAACCGTTATACTTCATTATTGGCTGGGTACTGATTCTGGGCATTGTTATTTCGATGATCAGCATCAATGGTGTACATATCAGCTCTGAGATGAAGATTGAAGGTACAGAGTCACAGAAAGTGTTGGATCAGTTAGCAAAAGAACTGCCAGCCGCTTCAGGCGGCCAAGGAAGTGTCGTTTTCAAAGCACCCGATAACGAACGTTTGGATACTCCTGAACGCCTTAGTGCGATTATGAAGGGTGTCAGTGAAGTGTACGGGTTAGAGCAGGTCATTAATCCTGCGGATTATGCAGCAGAAGCTAGCAGTGCCGGTGCATCTGCAGACATGTCTCAAATGTCTCAGGCTGCTGGTGCAGCAGCACAATCCGGGAACACAACACCACCTCCGTACGGACCATTAATGGTAGAAGGTGTTCCCGTTCCTGGTGTATTAATCTCTTCGGACGGCAGCACCGCTCTATTCCAGTTCCAATTCACCATTGAACAATCTGCCATTACACAGGATATATTCGATGCCGTTATTCAATCCGTTATGACGGTAGAGCAAGGAACTAATATCACCGTGCTCCCGGGTGAAACACTTAAAGCCGTATCCATCGGTGTTGGTTCGGCTGAGATCGTCGGCTTGGTTATCGCTATTATTGTTCTATTAATCACGCTGGGTTCCGTTGTTGCAGCAGGATTGCCTCTGATTACAGCTCTTCTTGGGGTGGCGATCGGAGTAGGCGGAGCGTTCTCTATCTCCAAATTCATTGAAATGCCTAGTGTCACTTCCGTTCTAGCTCTTATGGTTGGTCTGGCAGTCGGTATAGATTATGCTCTATTCATCGTCAATCGCCAGCGGCGAATGATTATCGATCAGCGTTTGAGTGCACAAGAAGCGACGGCAAGAGCAATCGGTACATCAGGCAGCGCCGTATTCTTTGCTGGTTTAACGGTTATCATTGCACTATGTGGTATGCTCGTGATTGGACTTGCCTTCTTATCTACAATGGCTCTTGTTGCGGCTGCGACTGTGCTAATTAACGTATTTGTTGCGTTGACCTTGTTGCCGGCTCTGCTGGGGCTTGTCGGGGAACGCATCTGTTCGACTAAAGCTCGCGAGAAAGGTGCACAGCCATCAAAAGCGGCTAATCATGGAATTGCTGACAGATGGGTTAAATTCGTTATCAAAAATCGTTGGGCTACTATTATTGCCATTGTCGTTATTCTTGGCTTTGCTGCTACACCAATCACTAAAATGGAAATGGGCATCCCTGGGGCATCCTCGGCGAACCTGGACACAACAGCAAGACAAAGTTATGATGCGATCTCCGAAGGATTCGGAGAAGGATTCAACGGTCCGCTTATTTTGGTTGCAGAACCTAACAACTCCTCAGCTCAGGTCACCCCTGAACTAGTTGGCAGCCTGATGATGGGTCTGCAAGGTCAGGACAATGTTGCTCAAGTCACGCCACTTGGCATGACAGAAGATCTGGCGATATTTAGTCTCATTCCGAAGACAGGTCCTAATGATGTGACCACCAAAGACCTAGTCAATGATCTACGTTCTGCCGATGCCAGTTTCGCACAGCAGAATGACGTAAAAATTGGAGTTACAGGTCTGACAGCGGTCAACATTGATATGTCGGCCAAACTGGCACAGGTATTCCCTATTTATGTAGGTATTATTATTCTACTCTCACTCATTATTCTATTACTTGTATTCCGTTCAATTATCGTTCCGATCAAAGCAACGATTGGCTTCCTGCTTAGTATTCTGGCTACATTCGGTATTACAACCGCGGTGTTCCAATGGGGCTGGCTGCATTCGCTCTTTGGCTTCGATACGGGCGGTCCGCTGCTGAGCTTCATGCCGATCATCGTAACAGGCATTTTGTATGGTCTAGCCATGGACTATCAAGTGTTCCTTGTCAGCTCGATGCGCGAATCATATGTGCATGGTCACAGAGGACGCGAATCGGTTGTTCATGGATACAATCAGGTCAGTCGTGTTGTCGTAGCGGCAGCGGTGATCATGGTTTCTGTGTTCGCAGGATTCATCTTCACAGATGATGTCATGATCAAACAGATCGGTTTTACGTTGGCCGTAGGTATCCTCATTGATGCCTTCATCATTCGTATGGGACTTGTTCCTGCCACTATGGCGATCTTCGGCGACAAAGCCTGGACGCTTCCTAAGTGGTTGGATCGTATCCTGCCGAATCTGGATGTGGAGGGTGAGAAGCTGATTGCAACACTGAATGCGAGTGATCAAGCACCTTCTCATACTGAATCCAAAAAATAA
- a CDS encoding gamma-glutamyl-gamma-aminobutyrate hydrolase family protein yields MKKPIIGVLPLYDSDKKSYWMLPDYMYAIESSGGIPMMLPLTTNLDIIVRLAHELDGFLFTGGHDLNPELYHEKMEETCGELCHERDRMEALLFQKVAQLDKPAFGICRGLQLFNVMLGGSLIQDIPTGLQVPIPVQHKQSPPYTNLVHEVHIAKHNLLHDILQTHTIKVNSYHHQGIKVLADQLTAVAVAEDGLVEAVVMPERTFVMAVQWHPEYSFRVDEHSQKLFSSFVSSCQSLSYNQNIGDIIA; encoded by the coding sequence ATGAAAAAGCCAATCATCGGTGTTCTGCCGTTGTATGATTCTGATAAAAAAAGTTATTGGATGCTTCCGGATTATATGTACGCTATAGAGAGTTCAGGCGGAATTCCAATGATGTTACCTCTGACGACTAACCTCGATATTATTGTAAGGCTAGCACATGAACTTGACGGATTTTTATTCACCGGCGGACATGATCTCAATCCAGAGCTTTATCATGAAAAGATGGAGGAGACGTGCGGGGAGCTATGTCATGAACGGGATCGAATGGAGGCACTTCTTTTTCAAAAGGTCGCCCAGCTAGATAAACCAGCCTTTGGGATTTGCCGTGGACTGCAGCTATTTAATGTAATGTTGGGTGGGTCTTTGATTCAGGATATTCCGACTGGGCTGCAGGTACCGATACCTGTTCAGCACAAGCAAAGTCCGCCGTACACGAATCTTGTCCATGAGGTACATATCGCTAAACATAATTTACTACACGATATTCTTCAGACTCATACAATTAAAGTGAATAGTTATCATCATCAGGGGATCAAAGTTTTAGCTGATCAATTAACGGCTGTAGCCGTCGCTGAGGATGGATTAGTGGAAGCTGTAGTTATGCCTGAGCGTACATTTGTTATGGCTGTACAGTGGCATCCAGAATATAGTTTTCGTGTAGATGAGCATAGTCAAAAGTTATTCTCAAGCTTTGTGTCCTCATGCCAGTCTCTTAGCTATAATCAGAATATCGGAGACATCATTGCCTAG
- a CDS encoding MFS transporter gives MTRNRETLLILTLTLVSFVLGTTEYVIVGVLKEIEHAMKVSLAAAGALVSGFAIAYAIGTPFAVASLSKLSRRNSILIGFGIVLALNLLTVFATTFYSLMAIRIVSAVACGLTVSLSISIASDAVQQERRGEAIAWILGGFSIANVFGVPLGTFIGQHLNWWMTFVVTAGIGVIPFILMFRILPRQTTTITSSFSDQMVLFMKPRILLACLIPVLGNSCIFVTFTYITPLLSQSMGVPTSWISGVLLIYGACSILSNWIGAKIAKGDFLPKLNWLFIIQAVIFGGLSLTVSNLWLGLTFLFLIGCLSSSMSAASQLYLFDVSGVVAPKSKAFASTLLPVSANVGIALGSGIGGIAVNLGGVNWVPPVAIVLALSAFVITKVCQRSIQLKPDGEMATNAA, from the coding sequence ATGACTAGAAATAGAGAAACTTTACTTATATTAACGCTTACGCTAGTGAGCTTCGTATTAGGCACGACCGAATATGTCATCGTAGGTGTATTAAAAGAAATAGAGCATGCGATGAAAGTATCGCTGGCAGCGGCTGGCGCGCTCGTGTCTGGCTTTGCGATTGCCTACGCTATCGGGACACCGTTTGCAGTCGCATCATTGTCCAAACTGTCACGCAGAAACTCCATTCTGATCGGTTTTGGCATCGTACTCGCGTTGAACCTACTAACGGTGTTCGCCACAACATTCTATTCATTAATGGCTATTCGTATTGTATCAGCGGTCGCTTGTGGGCTTACCGTTTCGCTGTCGATCTCCATTGCTAGCGATGCAGTTCAGCAGGAGAGAAGGGGCGAAGCGATCGCTTGGATCTTAGGCGGGTTTTCTATCGCTAATGTATTTGGCGTACCACTAGGGACATTCATTGGACAGCATCTGAACTGGTGGATGACCTTTGTAGTTACCGCAGGGATCGGTGTAATACCGTTCATATTGATGTTCCGTATTCTTCCGCGGCAAACAACAACGATCACCAGTTCATTCAGTGACCAGATGGTTTTATTTATGAAACCTCGTATTCTGCTGGCCTGCTTAATTCCAGTGCTCGGCAATAGCTGTATCTTCGTGACATTTACTTATATTACTCCTTTATTGAGCCAGTCCATGGGGGTGCCTACAAGCTGGATCAGCGGTGTGCTTCTGATCTATGGAGCCTGCAGTATTTTGAGTAACTGGATCGGAGCTAAAATAGCCAAAGGGGATTTCTTGCCCAAGCTGAACTGGCTTTTTATTATTCAAGCGGTTATCTTCGGAGGGCTGAGTTTGACTGTATCGAATCTATGGCTGGGGCTTACGTTTCTATTCTTGATCGGTTGTCTGTCATCCTCGATGAGTGCCGCATCCCAACTGTATCTGTTTGATGTATCTGGCGTAGTCGCGCCAAAATCCAAAGCGTTTGCATCCACATTGCTGCCTGTATCGGCCAATGTTGGCATTGCGCTTGGCTCTGGGATCGGCGGAATCGCCGTTAATCTGGGTGGCGTGAATTGGGTGCCGCCGGTTGCCATTGTGCTGGCACTGTCAGCTTTTGTAATTACGAAAGTATGCCAGCGCTCGATTCAATTGAAGCCAGATGGAGAAATGGCAACGAATGCTGCCTAA
- a CDS encoding helix-turn-helix transcriptional regulator yields MNTHLETAQRYDDQECTIIYVGKLADHPHWSFPTHKHDDLHEIIYVIDGKGSFTINGTKHSVQQGDLLVYNKGTLHEEKSDPEFPLSTYYCGFRFHDGIHPDRDWVVSPGSEPVIRSNRYSEELCSLMQTMFNEFSIREDGYEYISHHVLKAILVIIHRMSHHQRTASEIVLSNNLAERVKDYLDTNYRQPIKLKELADHFHIDFYYLIHMYSKHYGTSPYHYLIQRRMGEATRLLVSTKKKVWEIAKLVGYDNPNYFTILFTKTVGESPRSFRKQNQKDMFVEN; encoded by the coding sequence ATGAATACACACTTAGAAACCGCCCAACGATATGATGATCAAGAATGTACTATTATTTACGTAGGTAAGCTTGCGGATCATCCCCATTGGAGCTTTCCTACACACAAGCATGACGATCTGCATGAGATTATTTATGTAATAGACGGTAAAGGCTCGTTCACAATCAACGGCACGAAGCATTCAGTTCAACAAGGCGATCTGCTTGTCTATAACAAAGGAACATTACATGAAGAGAAGTCTGATCCTGAGTTCCCGTTATCCACCTATTATTGCGGCTTTCGTTTCCATGATGGGATACATCCTGATAGAGATTGGGTTGTTTCCCCTGGCAGCGAACCTGTCATTCGCTCGAATCGCTATTCGGAGGAACTCTGTTCGTTAATGCAGACAATGTTCAATGAGTTTTCAATCCGTGAAGACGGTTACGAATATATCTCTCATCATGTGCTAAAAGCCATATTGGTCATTATTCATCGGATGTCACATCATCAGCGCACAGCGAGCGAGATCGTTCTAAGCAATAATCTTGCGGAAAGGGTTAAAGACTATCTGGATACCAACTACAGGCAACCCATTAAGTTAAAAGAACTGGCGGATCATTTTCACATTGACTTCTATTATCTGATTCATATGTATTCCAAACACTATGGTACGTCTCCTTATCATTACTTGATCCAGCGTAGAATGGGAGAAGCTACCCGGTTATTAGTCTCTACCAAGAAAAAGGTATGGGAAATTGCCAAGCTCGTTGGCTATGATAATCCAAACTACTTCACGATTCTGTTCACCAAAACAGTTGGTGAGTCTCCTCGTAGCTTTCGAAAACAAAATCAAAAGGATATGTTCGTCGAGAATTGA
- a CDS encoding HAD family hydrolase, translating into MSQDQQRKIIFIDIDGTLVTDDGSVPESAQAACRLARENGHLLFLCTGRSKAEIYDEIWDLGFDGLIGAGGGYVEVGGETLYHKKVLPEDVLDMVDFFIEHGINFYLESNSALYASPNLKTHLERLLHGDIENDPAARQQMEASPHPFITQLTYGETDWNKEDVNKVCFLESKVPFAMIKQRFEGKFQAIQCTVPIFGEDSGELMLPGIHKAVAIADVLHHLGLPVEHTIGIGDGMNDVEMLEFCKLGIAMGNAKPGLKEIADDITDDLENDGLYKSFVKHGFISV; encoded by the coding sequence ATGAGTCAGGATCAGCAACGTAAAATTATATTTATTGATATCGACGGTACACTTGTGACGGATGATGGCAGTGTACCGGAGTCTGCCCAAGCTGCTTGTCGTTTGGCGAGAGAGAACGGGCATTTATTGTTTCTATGCACAGGACGTTCGAAGGCTGAAATATATGATGAGATCTGGGATCTGGGATTTGACGGGCTGATCGGTGCAGGAGGAGGTTATGTGGAAGTGGGTGGAGAGACCCTCTATCATAAAAAAGTACTTCCTGAAGACGTACTCGATATGGTTGATTTCTTCATTGAGCATGGAATTAATTTCTATCTTGAATCGAATTCGGCCTTGTACGCAAGCCCTAATCTGAAGACTCACCTGGAGAGATTGTTGCATGGAGATATAGAGAATGATCCTGCGGCACGGCAACAAATGGAGGCATCACCACACCCGTTTATCACTCAACTCACTTATGGGGAAACGGATTGGAACAAAGAAGATGTCAACAAAGTGTGTTTCCTGGAGAGCAAGGTTCCATTTGCAATGATTAAGCAGCGGTTTGAAGGGAAATTCCAAGCTATTCAGTGCACAGTCCCGATCTTCGGAGAAGACAGTGGAGAATTAATGCTGCCCGGCATTCATAAGGCTGTTGCGATTGCAGATGTGCTACATCATCTTGGTTTGCCCGTGGAACATACGATTGGAATTGGAGACGGGATGAACGATGTCGAGATGCTGGAATTTTGCAAATTGGGAATCGCGATGGGCAATGCCAAGCCTGGCTTGAAAGAGATTGCAGACGATATTACAGATGATCTAGAGAATGATGGGCTGTACAAAAGTTTTGTGAAGCATGGTTTCATTTCCGTTTAA